A window of Cohnella herbarum contains these coding sequences:
- a CDS encoding response regulator: MKRLLIVDDEPVIVNSIYRMLEETSHLELEAYRAYNVYEALDRLKQTRIDVVISDIRMPGMSGIELHKQIVESWPRCKVIFLTGYNDFDYARHAIRAGGVVDYVLKNEDDHVILAAVDKAFAELDQAEDGARYLLNAKKKLQLAIPALQRNTLFELMREPSSSLKEVRKRFEESEIPLKSDKKVFLVMGRVDEWMEGASEVDRTLLLNACQNVAEEYLSPTVSSVSVTFESNKLAWFMQPKPYSRTDNREEEQESRDYEQMRTRVYGIMEAVQQTCKRLLKLSISLVMAREPSEWSYVGAQFHYLKALLGQSSYSGQELLIQDSNQFGQRSASTRGIPFAESQHVKKQIELLEQYLASGHRESFKRLLDDIVNQVALPEYPYRLETFHTLSLILISYAIRIGVFHDLFVRMDLGKTTQYDAHGSWDEAVAYLAAVADDLLEHCEPAPEEQSERLIATIHSYVQSHLGGDLSLTKLSMLVHHSPTYLSRIYKRMTGRMLSDYITEERMGKAQDLLAQSELKIQEIATRVGYEAAPQFNRSFKKAFKMTPQEYRDLYHK; the protein is encoded by the coding sequence ATGAAACGACTACTGATCGTCGACGACGAGCCCGTGATCGTCAACAGCATTTACCGAATGCTGGAGGAAACCTCGCATTTGGAGCTGGAGGCTTACCGCGCTTACAACGTATACGAGGCATTGGACCGCCTTAAGCAAACCCGGATCGACGTCGTCATTTCGGATATTCGCATGCCGGGAATGAGCGGAATCGAGCTGCACAAGCAAATCGTCGAGAGCTGGCCTCGCTGCAAGGTGATCTTCCTGACGGGGTACAACGACTTCGATTACGCGCGCCATGCCATTCGAGCCGGCGGCGTCGTGGATTACGTGCTGAAAAACGAGGATGATCACGTCATTCTCGCAGCCGTGGACAAGGCGTTCGCGGAGTTGGATCAAGCGGAAGACGGCGCGCGTTATCTGTTGAACGCGAAAAAGAAGCTGCAGCTGGCGATTCCGGCGTTGCAAAGAAATACGCTTTTCGAGTTGATGCGCGAACCTTCATCTTCCCTGAAAGAAGTCCGGAAAAGATTCGAAGAGTCCGAGATTCCACTCAAGTCGGATAAGAAAGTATTTCTGGTCATGGGCAGGGTTGACGAGTGGATGGAAGGCGCAAGCGAAGTAGACCGTACATTGCTTCTCAATGCTTGTCAGAACGTAGCGGAAGAATATTTGTCCCCGACGGTCTCAAGCGTATCCGTAACGTTCGAATCCAATAAACTGGCGTGGTTTATGCAGCCCAAGCCTTATTCTCGGACGGATAATCGGGAGGAAGAGCAAGAGAGTCGGGACTATGAGCAGATGAGAACAAGGGTATACGGCATCATGGAAGCCGTGCAACAAACGTGCAAACGATTGTTGAAGTTATCGATCTCTCTCGTCATGGCGCGGGAGCCATCCGAATGGAGCTACGTCGGAGCGCAATTTCACTACCTGAAAGCTTTGCTAGGACAGAGTTCGTACAGCGGGCAAGAGCTGTTGATCCAAGACTCGAATCAGTTCGGACAACGCTCGGCGTCTACCCGCGGCATTCCCTTCGCGGAATCTCAACACGTTAAAAAGCAGATCGAGCTTCTGGAGCAATATTTGGCAAGCGGGCATAGGGAGAGCTTCAAACGGTTGTTGGACGACATCGTGAATCAAGTCGCTTTGCCCGAATATCCTTATCGGCTGGAAACCTTTCACACTCTATCGTTGATTCTGATTTCTTATGCGATTCGAATAGGGGTATTCCACGATTTGTTCGTGAGAATGGATCTTGGGAAAACGACGCAATATGACGCCCATGGATCTTGGGACGAAGCCGTTGCTTATTTGGCCGCGGTAGCCGACGATCTTCTGGAGCATTGCGAGCCTGCGCCCGAAGAGCAGAGCGAGCGATTGATCGCCACTATCCATAGCTACGTTCAGTCCCATCTCGGAGGAGACCTTTCTTTGACCAAGCTCTCGATGTTAGTGCACCACAGTCCAACTTATTTGTCCCGCATCTACAAACGAATGACCGGAAGAATGCTCTCCGATTACATTACCGAGGAGAGAATGGGCAAAGCGCAGGATTTATTGGCGCAATCCGAATTGAAGATTCAAGAGATCGCGACCCGAGTCGGTTACGAAGCCGCTCCGCAATTCAACCGATCGTTCAAGAAAGCGTTCAAAATGACGCCGCAAGAATATAGGGATCTCTATCATAAATAG
- a CDS encoding sensor histidine kinase, whose translation MIEIKRRIDNIPIFPKLVLTFLVITLPLFTLSLVLNNLGKQEVKNQISNSITMNIHYYFTLLEKELERVIRTQQQFVNDEDLMQLSNSLSIMSDYQRTKAINDLKLKLTTLKESSVYIKDISVYIHSLNGTVSTSSAEDTPTSAEEAVAIAKATYTSGIPITAWQDRLYLNLTYPSNLSKTEKVPQFIQNIELSMEALTNALNTFPQDGGAILFNENWMIANDKYPEPLAEIREKVAENIDRSAIFARQVEVGKEKYMAVYEKSTFLDASLLFYFPENVIVGQLKTYGIWFWLLVISSFIIVVLFSYGIYLLIHRPLQSLIKRFRSVEAGNFSSALPSSRQDEFGYIFNRFERTVLNLKTLIDELYVQKIRLQQSELKQLQMQITPHFLYNTFFILHRLIKHDENETAELVSKNLGDYFHYITRNGLEEVPVEHEVIHVRSYVEIQNVRFSNRILVDFEPLPEQFHGVTIPRLILQPLVENAYEHGLGEVVSEGRLEIRFASDADKFIFTVEDNGIGLSDEQWAAMNRKLSSEEEGETTGLINIQRRLKLKYGERGGLEIERGSMGGMRVWIYIPNDKGEQT comes from the coding sequence TTGATAGAGATTAAGCGAAGAATCGATAATATTCCCATTTTTCCGAAGCTTGTCCTCACGTTTCTCGTCATCACTTTGCCGTTATTTACGCTAAGTCTCGTGCTGAACAATCTGGGTAAGCAAGAAGTAAAAAATCAAATATCCAACTCGATTACGATGAATATCCATTATTATTTCACGTTGCTCGAGAAGGAACTCGAGAGGGTCATTCGGACGCAACAACAATTCGTTAACGATGAGGATCTCATGCAGCTCAGCAACTCCTTATCGATTATGTCCGATTATCAGCGTACGAAGGCGATCAACGATCTTAAGCTTAAGCTAACGACTTTGAAGGAGTCCAGCGTTTATATTAAAGACATCAGCGTGTACATCCATTCGCTTAACGGTACCGTATCGACATCAAGCGCGGAGGATACGCCGACTTCGGCGGAGGAAGCGGTGGCAATTGCCAAAGCTACCTATACGAGCGGAATTCCGATTACCGCGTGGCAGGATCGTTTATATTTGAATTTAACGTACCCGAGCAACTTGTCGAAGACGGAGAAAGTTCCTCAATTCATACAAAACATCGAGCTTTCAATGGAAGCGCTAACAAACGCGTTGAATACTTTTCCGCAGGACGGCGGGGCAATTCTGTTCAACGAGAATTGGATGATTGCCAACGATAAATATCCGGAACCGTTGGCCGAAATCAGGGAGAAAGTAGCGGAGAACATCGATCGGTCCGCGATTTTCGCGAGGCAAGTGGAAGTCGGCAAGGAAAAGTACATGGCCGTCTACGAAAAATCGACGTTTCTTGACGCTTCGCTCCTCTTCTATTTTCCTGAGAACGTGATCGTAGGGCAGTTAAAAACTTACGGGATCTGGTTCTGGCTGCTCGTTATCAGTTCTTTTATCATTGTCGTTTTATTCTCCTACGGGATTTATCTCTTGATCCATCGTCCGCTTCAGAGTTTGATCAAACGATTCAGAAGCGTGGAGGCAGGCAATTTCAGCTCGGCGCTTCCGTCGTCCCGGCAGGACGAATTCGGGTATATCTTTAATCGCTTCGAAAGAACCGTACTGAATCTGAAGACGTTGATCGACGAGCTTTACGTGCAGAAGATCAGGCTGCAGCAGTCCGAGTTGAAGCAGCTTCAGATGCAGATCACCCCTCATTTCCTCTATAACACCTTTTTTATTTTGCACAGGCTGATTAAGCACGACGAGAATGAAACGGCTGAATTGGTTTCCAAAAATCTAGGAGACTATTTTCACTATATTACGAGAAACGGGCTTGAAGAAGTACCGGTCGAACACGAGGTTATCCATGTCCGCTCATACGTGGAAATTCAGAACGTCCGATTCTCCAATCGAATTCTCGTGGATTTCGAGCCGCTACCCGAACAATTCCATGGCGTTACAATCCCGCGCTTGATCTTGCAGCCGCTCGTAGAGAACGCCTATGAACACGGGCTCGGCGAAGTCGTATCGGAAGGCAGATTGGAGATTCGGTTCGCTTCGGACGCGGACAAATTCATCTTCACGGTAGAGGATAACGGGATTGGTTTGTCGGATGAGCAATGGGCCGCCATGAACCGGAAGCTATCGTCCGAGGAAGAAGGAGAGACCACGGGGCTAATAAACATCCAGCGCCGTTTGAAGCTGAAGTACGGCGAACGCGGCGGATTGGAGATCGAGCGGGGTTCCATGGGCGGTATGCGGGTTTGGATTTATATCCCTAACGACAAAGGAGAACAGACATGA
- a CDS encoding transposase — MPLPKNRIIPEQKIYFKPEVTCCVQCGGKLKRSHTAWKKNISTLHGVIQAWSMAYVCANPSCSFPKTYYKSVEADSLAMKHTSYGFDVLALVGQLRFKHHMTIAEITEELTGRGVATSERNAQRLYERYLTLLRSSVTEFVKEQLKQVVDLRKGIMISMDGVQPEKGNETLYVIREVFSGTILVAKNVKSSSTEELKSLIQPVIDLGFPIIGIVTDGQQSIRLAMESLLPEVPYQYCQYHYLKDIAKPIVELDRKLKTGIKKSLRGIRAIERKLVKDNSEDSEIAKDYLAAVRSVLLEDGNPPLDLPGIRVFETSEVIQASLLSCLSKKRAISTPKRI; from the coding sequence ATGCCATTGCCTAAGAACCGAATCATTCCGGAACAAAAGATTTACTTTAAACCAGAAGTTACTTGTTGTGTTCAATGTGGTGGAAAGTTGAAACGAAGTCACACAGCTTGGAAGAAAAATATATCCACCTTACATGGTGTCATTCAAGCTTGGAGCATGGCTTATGTATGCGCAAATCCAAGCTGTTCATTTCCAAAAACCTACTACAAATCAGTGGAAGCAGATTCACTGGCTATGAAGCACACTTCATATGGTTTTGACGTGCTTGCTTTAGTTGGTCAGCTACGTTTCAAGCATCATATGACCATAGCTGAGATCACGGAAGAACTAACTGGACGGGGTGTGGCCACATCAGAGCGAAATGCCCAAAGACTTTATGAGCGTTATCTGACGCTATTGCGTTCAAGTGTAACGGAATTTGTAAAAGAACAGCTTAAGCAGGTTGTCGATCTACGTAAAGGAATTATGATCTCGATGGATGGTGTGCAGCCAGAGAAAGGTAATGAAACCCTGTATGTTATTCGAGAAGTATTCAGCGGAACGATTCTTGTCGCCAAGAACGTCAAAAGCAGTTCTACTGAAGAACTAAAAAGTCTTATTCAACCCGTTATCGATCTTGGATTTCCAATCATCGGAATCGTGACAGACGGACAACAGTCTATTCGGCTTGCCATGGAATCCCTGCTTCCTGAAGTGCCCTATCAGTACTGCCAGTATCATTACTTGAAGGATATTGCCAAGCCCATTGTAGAACTGGATCGGAAATTAAAAACCGGCATCAAGAAAAGTCTCCGAGGAATCCGAGCTATTGAACGGAAGCTGGTTAAAGACAACTCCGAGGATTCAGAAATTGCGAAGGATTATCTAGCCGCTGTGCGCTCGGTACTACTTGAAGATGGGAACCCTCCTTTAGATTTGCCAGGCATTCGAGTGTTTGAAACATCCGAAGTCATACAGGCATCGCTGCTAAGCTGCCTGAGTAAAAAAAGAGCCATCTCTACTCCAAAACGTATTTAG
- a CDS encoding cysteine-rich CWC family protein, with translation MTNDKVDPSLCPLCGESNGCGNLIGMPQGTCWCSSATFPPEIFKSIPDEKRRKACICKACVEKFG, from the coding sequence GTGACGAACGACAAAGTGGATCCGAGTTTATGCCCTTTATGCGGAGAAAGCAACGGATGCGGAAATTTGATCGGAATGCCGCAAGGGACTTGTTGGTGCAGCAGCGCGACTTTTCCGCCGGAAATATTCAAGTCCATTCCCGATGAGAAAAGAAGGAAAGCGTGCATTTGCAAGGCCTGCGTGGAGAAATTCGGTTAA
- a CDS encoding sugar phosphate isomerase/epimerase family protein has translation MSGIIQPWKIGVIVDSFRVGVREGLVKAKNVGADGVQIYAVSGEMDPANLSAAARQEWKSYIGSLGLQISALVGDLGGHGFQDKNANPAKIEKSKRILDLAVELGTNVVTTHIGIVPEDRNSEVYESLHLACDELSRYATSMNAYFAIETGPETSAHLKSFLDGLSSKGLSVNFDPANMVMVTGDDPAQGVHNLKDYIVHTHAKDGIRLREVDPRLIYGALGFDPLDHEKIAQDAESGDAFREVPLGEGGVDWDAYLKALRDIGYNGYLTIEREVGANPEADIAAAVKFLKARN, from the coding sequence ATGTCAGGGATCATTCAACCATGGAAAATCGGAGTTATCGTGGATAGCTTTCGCGTCGGAGTAAGAGAAGGACTCGTTAAAGCCAAGAACGTAGGGGCGGACGGAGTGCAAATATACGCCGTGTCGGGAGAGATGGATCCGGCGAACTTATCCGCGGCGGCGCGTCAAGAGTGGAAATCGTATATCGGATCGCTAGGGTTGCAAATCTCGGCTTTGGTAGGCGATCTCGGAGGCCATGGATTCCAAGATAAGAACGCCAATCCGGCGAAAATCGAGAAGTCCAAGCGAATTCTGGATTTGGCCGTAGAACTCGGAACGAACGTCGTGACGACCCATATCGGCATCGTGCCGGAAGATAGGAATAGCGAAGTGTACGAATCGCTGCATCTGGCTTGCGACGAGCTTAGCAGATACGCGACGAGCATGAACGCTTATTTCGCTATCGAGACGGGACCGGAAACTTCGGCGCATCTGAAGAGTTTCCTCGACGGACTAAGCTCGAAGGGTTTATCCGTCAACTTTGACCCGGCGAACATGGTTATGGTAACCGGAGACGATCCGGCTCAAGGCGTCCACAATCTGAAAGATTATATCGTTCATACGCATGCCAAAGACGGCATTCGTCTGCGCGAAGTCGATCCGCGCTTGATCTACGGAGCGTTGGGCTTCGATCCGCTCGATCACGAGAAGATCGCGCAGGATGCCGAATCGGGAGACGCGTTCCGCGAAGTTCCGCTCGGAGAGGGCGGCGTCGATTGGGATGCCTACCTGAAAGCGCTCAGGGACATCGGTTACAATGGATACCTGACGATCGAGCGCGAAGTCGGCGCGAATCCGGAAGCGGACATCGCCGCTGCGGTTAAATTCCTTAAAGCTAGAAACTAA
- a CDS encoding sugar phosphate isomerase/epimerase family protein, with protein sequence MKLGISSYSLWQAVQSGELDFVGVVGRVAELGGEHVEIVPLGFDLTNDPAMVEAIKSKAAEAGIEISNYAIGANFAGLNDEAFALEIERVKREVDVAAALGAKLMRHDVANSKDTSIRQFMADFPKLVEACRTIADYASQYGITTSIENHGYYVQASDRVHAIVNEVDRENFRTTLDIGNFVCVDENPVVGVRNNVKIASIVHVKDFYIRPETVNPGDGWFRSANGAYLRGAIAGQGDLDTRASLRAVKESGFDGYLSIEFEGMEPCIQATKIALDNVRRIWEEI encoded by the coding sequence ATGAAATTAGGAATCAGTTCATATAGTTTGTGGCAGGCCGTGCAAAGCGGGGAATTGGATTTCGTCGGAGTCGTCGGACGCGTCGCGGAGCTAGGCGGAGAGCATGTCGAGATCGTTCCTCTAGGGTTTGATCTGACTAATGATCCGGCAATGGTGGAAGCGATTAAGAGCAAAGCCGCGGAAGCGGGAATCGAGATATCCAACTACGCGATCGGAGCTAATTTCGCGGGGTTAAACGACGAAGCGTTCGCGCTTGAGATCGAACGCGTGAAACGCGAGGTCGACGTCGCGGCAGCGCTAGGCGCGAAGCTGATGCGGCATGACGTCGCGAATTCCAAGGATACGTCGATTCGGCAGTTCATGGCCGATTTTCCGAAATTGGTGGAGGCTTGCCGCACGATCGCGGACTACGCGTCGCAATACGGCATCACGACAAGCATCGAAAACCATGGGTACTATGTACAAGCGAGCGATCGCGTGCACGCTATCGTAAACGAAGTCGATCGCGAGAACTTCCGCACTACGCTCGATATCGGCAATTTCGTGTGCGTAGACGAGAATCCGGTCGTCGGCGTGCGGAATAACGTTAAGATTGCCTCCATTGTACACGTTAAGGACTTCTATATTCGGCCGGAAACCGTTAATCCGGGAGACGGCTGGTTCCGATCCGCGAACGGCGCTTACTTGCGCGGAGCGATCGCGGGCCAAGGGGATCTCGATACCCGGGCATCGTTGCGCGCGGTGAAGGAGTCGGGATTCGACGGGTACTTGTCTATCGAGTTCGAAGGCATGGAGCCTTGCATTCAAGCGACTAAGATCGCTTTGGACAACGTTCGGCGGATATGGGAAGAAATCTAA
- a CDS encoding Gfo/Idh/MocA family protein, protein MKRIRIGVIGTGSISETHLTAYASNPDAVISAICDVNEDRARQVATKYGADKVFTDYRELLADSDIDAVSICTWNNTHAPISIAALKAGKHVLVEKPLCRTMEEAYEVEEAVRSSGKLLQVGYVRRYDPNVVMLRDFVDKGEFGDLYYAKASTLRRLGNPGGWFADVERSGGGPLIDIGVHVIDLCWYLMGKPKATAVSANTYNKLGNRSNVKHLSFYKAADYDASKNTVEDLASAIIRFENGASIMVDVSYSLHAKKDEGLVRVYGEKGSFEIDPEIAIVTEKYDTILNIQPQTDSTAGFTGQPAFNNEINHFIDCIVNGTKQISPVEDGVEIMKILCGIYESAAKGEEVKL, encoded by the coding sequence GTGAAACGGATTCGAATTGGCGTCATCGGTACAGGCTCTATTTCGGAGACGCATTTAACAGCGTATGCAAGCAATCCGGATGCGGTAATCTCCGCGATCTGCGACGTAAACGAAGATAGAGCTCGCCAGGTCGCAACGAAATATGGAGCGGACAAAGTATTTACCGATTACCGCGAGCTGCTTGCGGATTCGGACATTGACGCGGTCAGCATCTGCACGTGGAACAACACTCACGCTCCGATCAGCATTGCCGCCCTTAAGGCCGGCAAGCATGTGCTCGTGGAAAAACCGCTCTGCCGCACGATGGAAGAAGCGTACGAAGTCGAAGAAGCGGTGCGTTCTTCCGGCAAGCTGCTTCAAGTCGGGTACGTTCGAAGATACGATCCCAACGTGGTCATGCTTCGCGATTTCGTGGATAAGGGAGAATTCGGAGATCTGTATTACGCCAAAGCATCGACTCTGCGCCGGCTTGGCAATCCGGGAGGTTGGTTCGCGGACGTCGAGCGTTCCGGAGGCGGGCCTTTGATCGATATCGGCGTGCACGTCATCGACCTTTGCTGGTATTTGATGGGCAAGCCCAAAGCGACGGCGGTTAGCGCCAACACTTACAACAAGCTAGGCAATCGTTCCAACGTCAAGCATTTGTCCTTCTACAAAGCGGCGGATTACGACGCTTCTAAAAATACGGTCGAGGATCTCGCCAGCGCGATCATCCGTTTCGAGAACGGCGCATCCATTATGGTCGACGTCAGTTATTCGCTGCATGCGAAAAAAGACGAAGGCTTGGTCAGGGTTTACGGCGAGAAAGGCAGCTTCGAGATCGATCCGGAAATTGCAATCGTGACCGAGAAGTACGATACGATACTTAACATTCAGCCGCAAACCGACAGTACGGCCGGATTTACGGGACAACCGGCGTTCAATAACGAAATTAATCATTTTATAGATTGCATCGTTAACGGGACGAAACAGATCAGCCCGGTTGAAGACGGCGTGGAAATCATGAAAATATTGTGCGGAATCTATGAATCTGCGGCCAAGGGCGAGGAAGTCAAACTATGA
- a CDS encoding AraC family transcriptional regulator has protein sequence MEKISHLREPMPMPDPSFPIKINPLQTEKRVVGETLFVHHWHEHMEFLFFITGSATIECGSVPIAFQAGDLCVVNSNELHYGICGSEDISYYAMIVDLSLLHSHAVDAIETKFITPITKNRILFQNRITGDKEISRCMFAIVRELEHKELGYELSIKSYLYLLLSLLVRNYVATVSELDEYRHKLKELERLAPVLKHIDDNYRDKLPVQQLADLAGLSRFHFSRLFKQVTDKSLVDYINLVRINKSERLLRGKQMNISEIALATGFSDIYYFSRTFKKFKKVSPSEWRNSIL, from the coding sequence TTGGAAAAGATATCCCATTTACGTGAACCGATGCCTATGCCTGATCCATCGTTCCCCATTAAGATCAACCCCCTGCAAACCGAAAAAAGGGTAGTAGGAGAAACTTTATTCGTCCATCATTGGCATGAACACATGGAATTCTTGTTTTTCATCACCGGAAGCGCGACCATCGAGTGCGGCTCCGTCCCGATCGCGTTCCAAGCCGGCGATCTATGCGTCGTGAATAGCAATGAGCTGCACTACGGGATTTGCGGAAGCGAGGATATATCCTATTATGCGATGATCGTCGATCTCTCTTTGCTTCACAGCCATGCCGTCGACGCGATAGAGACGAAGTTCATTACACCAATCACGAAAAATCGGATTTTGTTCCAGAACCGAATCACGGGCGACAAAGAAATTTCCCGTTGCATGTTCGCGATCGTAAGGGAACTCGAACATAAGGAACTGGGCTACGAACTCTCGATTAAATCCTACTTATATTTGCTCCTTTCGCTCCTCGTGCGCAATTATGTAGCGACAGTGTCGGAGCTCGACGAATATCGGCATAAACTGAAAGAACTCGAACGTCTCGCTCCCGTGTTGAAGCACATCGACGATAATTACCGGGACAAGCTGCCGGTGCAGCAACTCGCCGATCTCGCCGGTCTGAGCAGATTCCATTTCAGCCGATTATTCAAGCAAGTGACGGACAAGTCGTTAGTCGACTACATTAATCTGGTGAGGATCAACAAATCCGAGCGCCTGCTCCGCGGCAAGCAGATGAACATCTCGGAGATCGCCCTTGCGACGGGCTTTAGCGATATTTACTACTTCAGCCGCACGTTCAAGAAATTCAAGAAAGTGTCCCCCTCCGAATGGAGGAACAGTATCTTATAA
- a CDS encoding ribonuclease H-like YkuK family protein: MMSTISTWDQLCFQNLSEKDLSLDQVLERILRFISKDPSSTYHFVIGTDSQVHRGHTKFVTGIVIHRVGRGAWACYRQLAVPRQLTSIREKLTLETSFSQRVAGYFDAGVVTRMEDLLLPYVYQGAMLETFIDIDAGTEPVVNKTALYVQEMVERVEAMGMYAPRVKPDACVASSYANRFTKNRMLL, from the coding sequence ATGATGAGCACGATCTCGACTTGGGATCAGCTTTGCTTTCAGAATTTGTCGGAAAAAGATTTGAGTCTGGATCAGGTGCTTGAGCGAATTCTTCGTTTTATCTCGAAGGATCCCAGTAGCACCTACCATTTCGTAATCGGTACGGATAGTCAGGTACACCGCGGTCATACCAAATTCGTAACGGGAATCGTCATTCACAGAGTCGGAAGAGGCGCGTGGGCTTGTTACCGGCAATTAGCCGTTCCGAGGCAATTAACTTCCATTCGGGAGAAGCTGACGCTGGAAACGTCTTTTTCGCAAAGGGTGGCCGGATATTTCGATGCGGGGGTCGTCACTCGGATGGAGGATTTGTTGCTTCCTTATGTGTATCAAGGGGCAATGCTGGAGACGTTTATCGATATCGATGCGGGGACGGAGCCGGTCGTCAATAAAACCGCATTATACGTTCAGGAAATGGTCGAACGGGTGGAGGCGATGGGCATGTACGCTCCGCGAGTGAAGCCGGATGCGTGCGTCGCCTCCTCTTATGCGAATCGTTTTACGAAAAATCGGATGTTGTTATAG
- a CDS encoding futalosine hydrolase has product MKRILVMTAVEAEKEAFLRGVRGDSRFDVHEAGVGPVSAAVSTAMVLSSSAFEYDLVVSAGIGGGFVGQADIGSIVIASESIAADLGAETPEGFTGVDKLGFGTNRLPVEEKLSSRWVEALKADGQAVRYGPVLTLSTVTGTAETAALLAERIPGAAAEAMEGYGVAEAASRRGVPFVEIRAISNAVGPRDRAAWRIGDALAALETASYHLLEAISS; this is encoded by the coding sequence ATGAAAAGGATTTTGGTTATGACCGCCGTAGAGGCGGAAAAAGAAGCGTTTCTGCGAGGCGTTCGCGGGGATAGCCGGTTTGATGTTCATGAGGCGGGAGTCGGACCGGTCTCGGCAGCGGTAAGCACGGCTATGGTCTTGTCGTCCAGCGCGTTCGAATACGATCTGGTCGTTAGCGCCGGTATAGGCGGCGGATTCGTTGGACAAGCCGATATCGGCTCGATCGTCATCGCCAGCGAATCGATCGCGGCGGATCTAGGCGCGGAAACGCCGGAAGGGTTCACCGGAGTGGACAAGTTAGGGTTCGGCACGAACCGGTTGCCTGTGGAGGAGAAGCTGAGCTCCCGATGGGTTGAGGCTCTAAAGGCGGACGGGCAAGCCGTCCGTTATGGCCCGGTCCTTACTTTGTCTACGGTAACCGGTACCGCGGAGACAGCCGCGTTGTTGGCTGAACGTATTCCGGGCGCCGCCGCCGAAGCGATGGAGGGTTATGGCGTTGCCGAAGCGGCCAGTCGCCGCGGCGTACCTTTCGTCGAAATTCGCGCCATTTCAAATGCGGTCGGACCGCGCGATAGAGCCGCTTGGCGAATCGGCGACGCTCTAGCCGCATTGGAAACGGCAAGCTATCATTTATTGGAGGCTATTTCATCATGA
- a CDS encoding 1,4-dihydroxy-6-naphthoate synthase: MKIAYSPCPNDTFVFHALVHGLIPGAPSFEVTYADIHITNNLAASSNDLDIMKISYAALPWILPEYKLIPCGGALGRGCGPLVLTAGGDGNAASLSGKRVAVPSERSTAYLLFRLWAARNVPGGVGEIVVMPFHEIMPAVRDGIMDAGLVIHEARFTYQNYGLSQVVDLGNWWEGDTGLPIPLGAIIARRSLDLSAIREWIQASVEYAWNNPEASRSYVMEHAQEMDPSVAQSHIDLYVNEFTADLGDDGFAAVTTLLQRAMDEGLVPWMDLASLR; encoded by the coding sequence ATGAAAATCGCGTATTCTCCGTGTCCGAACGATACTTTCGTTTTCCACGCATTGGTACACGGCCTTATCCCGGGCGCTCCCTCTTTCGAGGTGACCTATGCCGATATCCATATTACGAACAACTTGGCCGCAAGCTCGAACGATTTGGATATCATGAAAATATCCTATGCCGCATTGCCATGGATTCTGCCCGAGTATAAACTCATCCCTTGCGGAGGAGCGCTCGGTCGAGGTTGCGGCCCGCTCGTATTAACCGCCGGAGGCGATGGGAATGCCGCCTCCCTGTCGGGCAAACGGGTCGCCGTTCCGAGCGAACGTTCAACGGCTTACCTGCTATTCCGGCTGTGGGCTGCTCGGAACGTTCCCGGAGGCGTCGGCGAAATCGTCGTGATGCCGTTTCACGAAATCATGCCCGCCGTTCGCGACGGAATCATGGATGCCGGTCTCGTCATACACGAAGCTCGCTTTACTTATCAGAACTATGGCCTCTCCCAAGTCGTCGATCTGGGCAATTGGTGGGAAGGCGACACCGGTCTGCCTATCCCGTTGGGAGCGATCATCGCTCGCCGTTCTTTGGATCTGAGTGCGATTCGCGAATGGATTCAAGCTTCCGTTGAATACGCATGGAACAATCCCGAGGCGTCCAGAAGCTACGTGATGGAGCATGCCCAGGAAATGGATCCGAGCGTAGCCCAATCCCACATCGACCTCTACGTGAACGAGTTCACGGCCGACTTGGGCGACGACGGCTTCGCGGCCGTGACGACCTTGCTCCAACGTGCCATGGACGAAGGTTTGGTTCCGTGGATGGACTTGGCTTCTCTTCGATAA